One Salmo trutta chromosome 12, fSalTru1.1, whole genome shotgun sequence genomic region harbors:
- the LOC115204374 gene encoding APC membrane recruitment protein 2-like, with protein sequence MDVQSESSEPSPCDPQPPGKIRKAFKLFGKRKPGSIFSIRGKGEGNNKSPIARSKTVDGLTESVAAELELEKDKEPEKEQEPEVSQREEQEPEEVPLGDDGNPSIPSADLPSISSMNSAKSLSFLMKLQRSRQGGVERRFRTESQPTIRQRRGLKGLFGSMGWNQREEASDEADTPPSPPLMSSCTNSMEIIKEDMTLTPRPVPHSLDVPEPEPGQEFPVSSKSPTVHESSASIPPETMALSVATNSVTGSNEDVVSPLPTTEPPPFDPAVDRLRSLLADISSLISFDSLTGCRDITAEVEAEWGKASTTVGTGPGTNGAVAGERTSSTTLSAKSAPSPIPTPAPTAANSSSTTPIPMLTPSSAPTTKPTSTFTPTTKPEPTSWSIKPEPNTIATTKPSTTPTIITSPTTKSSLTPLTKPSPPPTTKSTPSPAPIGITATSTFKPAPVVTSSPPPAPMVTSSPPPAPVVASSPPPAPMVTSSPPPAPVVASSPPPAPVVTSSPPPAPVVTSSPPAPVVTSSPPAPVVTSFPPPAPVVTSSPPPAPVVTSSKTAPVTTPATFTSAPPSKMISAPCLDSITAPPSLTSFYPMAVLSSAFKIPFIPVPVPAPVTSPAPVQTPSSILADSKAPPAPTPKPIPMSKTPPFPTPAPTTTPVPMFKTTPVSTPAPVPSSMPSPVLTPLPLQGTPLASAQVKGCERKISLNRGEDMTSPNGMDVRGAWKNSPMREENRHVTQNDIHMVPQGPPTEKKTRPVRAAGLSKIPVCSGGRTGKLPLRESQPTDHKGCWDPSITGLEEESQRPSLRHGVSKDTISNSSAEAEVEASLSPVKHSPEESRQLRQPTVYRGIPRDSKIPVKLGVQFNIPVPQGAKEPPRSKIPLSKVPVRRISNKLTATTAASAQIRK encoded by the coding sequence ATGGATGTACAGTCGGAGAGTAGCGAACCCTCGCCATGCGATCCCCAGCCTCCTGGAAAAATCAGAAAAGCCTTCAAGCTGTTTGGGAAGCGCAAGCCAGGCAGCATCTTCTCCATACGTGGCAAAGGCGAGGGGAACAACAAGTCACCTATCGCCAGGAGCAAGACAGTGGACGGATTAACGGAGTCCGTGGCAGCAGAGTTGGAGCTGGAGAAGGACAAGGAGCCGGAGAAGGAGCAGGAACCAGAGGTGagtcagagagaggagcaggaacCAGAGGAGGTGCCCCTGGGTGATGATGgaaatccctccatcccttctgccgaccttccctccatctcctccatgaACTCCGCCAAATCCCTCAGCTTCCTGATGAAGCTGCAGCGCAGCCGACAAGGAGGAGTAGAACGGAGGTTCCGTACAGAGTCTCAGCCAACAATACGCCAGCGTCGGGGCTTGAAAGGTCTCTTCGGCAGTATGGGATGGAACCAGCGAGAGGAGGCCAGCGACGAGGCCGATACCCCTCCGAGCCCCCCCCTCATGTCGTCCTGTACAAACAGCATGGAGATCATCAAGGAGGACATGACTTTGacccccagacctgtgcctcacAGCCTGGACGTCCCAGAACCTGAGCCTGGACAAGAGTTCCCTGTTTCATCCAAGAGCCCCACAGTGCATGAGAGCTCAGCCTCTATCCCACCAGAGACAATGGCTCTCTCAGTGGCTACAAACAGTGTCACTGGATCTAATGAGGATGTAGTGTCGCCTCTGCCCACCACTGAACCACCACCGTTTGATCCTGCTGTGGATCGTCTGAGGTCGCTACTTGCAGACATCTCCTCTCTGATAAGCTTCGACTCGCTGACCGGATGTAGAGACATCACTGCTGAAGTGGAGGCGGAGTGGGGCAAAGCCAGCACCACTGTCGGAACCGGACCTGGGACCAATGGAGCTGTGGCTGGAGAGAGAACCTCATCAACTACTCTTTCAGCCAAATCTGCCCCTTCCCCTATACCAACCcctgctcctactgctgctaatTCATCTAGTACAACCCCTATCCCAATGCTTACCCCTTCCTCTGCCCCTACTACCAAACCTACCTCCACTTTTACCCCTACAACCAAACCTGAACCTACCAGCTGGTCGATAAAACCTGAGCCTAACACTATTGCGACAACCAAACCCTCAACTACGCCCACAATTATCACTAGCCCTACCACCAAATCAAGCCTCACCCCTTTAACAAAACCCTCCCCTCCACCAACAACAAAATCCACCCCAAGCCCTGCCCCTATTGGCATCACTGCTACCTCTACTTTCAAACCTGCTCCAGTAGTAACCTCATCCCCACCTCCTGCTCCAATGGTAACCTCATCCCCACCTCCAGCCCCTGTAGTAGCCTCATCCCCACCTCCTGCTCCAATGGTAACCTCATCCCCACCTCCAGCCCCTGTAGTAGCCTCATCCCCACCTCCTGCTCCAGTAGTAACCTCATCCCCACCTCCTGCTCCAGTAGTAACCTCATCCCCACCTGCTCCAGTAGTAACCTCATCCCCACCTGCTCCAGTAGTAACCTCATTCCCACCTCCTGCTCCAGTAGTAACCTCATCCCCACCTCCTGCTCCAGTAGTAACCTCATCCAAGACAGCTCCTGTAACCACCCCAGCCACTTTTACCTCTGCCCCACCATCCAAAATGATATCTGCCCCATGTCTGGATTCCATTACCGCACCTCCTTCCCTAACATCCTTTTATCCAATGGCTGTCCTGAGCTCAGCATTTAAAATTCCCTTTATCCCGGTTCCAGTGCCAGCCCCAGTCACTAGCCCTGCTCCTGTACAAACCCCCTCTTCAATTCTAGCTGACTCAAAGGCTCCCCCTGCCCCTACTCCAAAACCAATCCCTATGTCTAAGACTCCTCCTTTCCCTACCCCTGCCCCTACTACAACTCCAGTCCCTATGTTTAAGACAACCCCTGTCTCTACCCCTGCCCCAGTCCCTTCCTCTATGCCCTCTCCTgttctcacccctctccctctgcaGGGTACACCCCTTGCCTCTGCTCAGGTGAAGGGTTGTGAGCGCAAGATCTCTCTgaatagaggagaggacatgACGAGTCCAAACGGCATGGATGTGCGGGGTGCCTGGAAAAATTCACCCATGAGAGAAGAGAATCGTCATGTCACACAGAATGATATACACATGGTCCCCCAGGGCCCCCCCACAGAGAAGAAGACACGCCCAGTGAGGGCAGCAGGGCTCAGTAAGATCCCTGTCTGCAGTGGAGGCAGGACGGGCAAGTTGCCACTCCGTGAGAGTCAGCCCACTGACCATAAGGGGTGCTGGGACCCATCTATTACAGGGCTGGAAGAGGAGAGTCAACGCCCCAGCTTACGGCACGGAGTCAGCAAGGACACAATTAGTAACTCCTCTGCTGAAGCTGAAGTTGAGGCCAGCCTGTCCCCTGTAAAACATAGCCCGGAGGAAAGTCGCCAGCTCCGGCAACCCACAGTCTACAGAGGTATACCACGTGACTCCAAGATCCCTGTCAAGCTGGGAGTCCAGTTCAATATCCCTGTCCCCCAAGGAGCTAAGGAGCCCCCGCGCTCCAAGATACCTTTGTCCAAGGTTCCTGTCCGCAGGATCAGCAATAAGCTCACAGCCACCACAGCTGCCAGCGCTCAAATCAGAAAATGA